GGGAAGGATGAATCCCGTAGTGTGACGCGGCGGTGATGCTTCCCGCggcaccaggagctgggcagctcATCCCAGCCTTggtcctgcagggctgggctgctcctAAAGGGGTACCGAGGCGTTATCGTAGGGAGAGGGGTTAGAAATACCATCAGAGGGGACAAAGCGGAGCTGCTGGTGTCCCCGCAGGGCAGAGCGGGCTGGGGAAGTCCACGATGGTGAACACCCTCTTCAAGTCCAAAGTGAGCCGCAAAGCCTCGCAGCCCGGCCAGGAGGAGCGCATCCCGAAGACGGTGCAGCTGCAGTCGGTCACCCATGGTAAGGCCACCGATGCGGTCGTGTCCCTTAAACCCCGGGGAGAGAAGCAGGGGAAGCCTCCTTAATGCGTGGACCCCGCTGACCCCACATGCCCCATAGTCATCGAGGAGAAGGGTGTGAAGATGAAGCTGACGGTGACGGACACGCCGGGGTTCGGGGACCAGATCAACAACGAGAACTGGTAGGGCGcagccgggggcggggggggtggcAGCATTTTGGGAGAGGCTGaccccacctccccccccgGTGGGGCTCTCTGATGCCATCCCTTCATCACCAGCTGGGACCCCATCATCAAGTACATCAACGAGCAGTACGAGAGGTACCTGCGCGAGGAGATCCTCATCACCCGTAAGAGGAAGATCCCGGACACCAGGGTCCATGGCTGCGTGTACTTCGTCCCCCCCACGGGCCACTGGTGAGTACCAGCGCGGTGCCCCCACCcctggcacccatgggtgctgctggaggggcagcagggTGACGGACATCCCTGTCAGGCTGAGGCCCCTCGACCTGGAGTTCATGCGGAGGCTCAGCAAGATCGTCAACGTGGTGCCGGTGATCGCCAAAGCCGACACGCTCACCCTGGAGGAGCGGGCAGAGTTCAAGCAACGGGTGAGGGCACCCCCGGGGGGCTCCTGGTCCCAACATCCCCCCCCGCAAAAAACTCAGCCCAGCACCACCTCACACCCCGTGCCCCGCAGATCCAGCAGGACCTGAAGGCCCACGCCATCAGCGTGTACCCGCAGGAGGACTTCGACGAGGACCCGGATGACAGGTTGCTCAACAACGTGATTCGGGTGAGGGCCGGGATATGCTGCCGTtctgggggccggggggagcgcGGTGGCACCCCGGGGTGACCGTGCGCCCCTGCGCCCGCAGGAGAAGATCCCGTTCGCCGTGGTGGGGGCGGACCAGGAGCACCAGGTGAACGGCAGGCGGGTGCTGGGCCGCAAGACCAAGTGGGGCATCATCGAAGGTAAGGGCAAGCAAGGGGGAGTGGGGTGCCACCGGGGGGGCCTcgagggcagcagcacccctgggtgcaCCCTTGCCCGGGTGGGTGCTCTCCCCGCGGCGTGGGGCTGTGCCCGAGCTCCGGTGGCCCCCAGCCCGCCCAGGACGTCCCCACAAGGCTCTGTCTTGCCTTGCAGTGGAGAACCCGATGCACTGCGAGTTCCCCATGCTGCGGGACCTGCTCATCCGGTGAGCCGGGGAATGGGGCGGGGGGTGCCCGGGACCCTGCTGGAGCACCCCAGAGTGGGgttggggaggtggggaggaccCCAGCCACAGGGGCGGTGTGTGACGGTGACTTGGTGCCTTTCCTCCTCGCTGCCGCCCCGGGCAGGTCCCACCTGCAGGACCTGAAGGACATCACCCACAACGTGCATTACGAGAGCTACCGCGTGCGGCGGCTGAACGAGAGCAACCGGGTGGCGCTGAGCCCCGCCAACGGGCTGCCGGGCAAGGACGAGGACGACAGCAACCTCTGAGCCCTGGGACCCCGGCCCCCGTGGCGGTGCCCGTCCCCTGCCCCACCAGTGACTGTGCTGCCCCGTGCCACCTCTGCCGGCTGGGGACGGACCCACGCCCCCCCGGCGTCACCTTCCCCTGTCCCCGGACGCCTCGGCAGGTGCAGGGGGACGCcgtgcacccccccccccccggcccacACTGGTTCAAGGATGTGAGCAGAGGGGGCTCCCagggtgtccccgtccccaggtCGCCGGGCTTCACCAGGATCCCCCGAAGCCTGCTTGGCATTAAAGGTGAAGCCGGAGCCTTCGGCATCCGCCATCGTCATCCTCCCTCCCGCGGCGCTGTCCCCTGCGGTGACAAGGGGGGGCAGCTGGCCAGGCGCAGGGCGGGTGGCcggtggcagcggggctggcggAGCGCGGGTCCCCTCCCCGCTGTCACCCCACCAGCCCAGCCCGGTGACGGCAGCGGGCGCACCCGGACTTTGAGCCGCTTATCGGGCCACGGCCGTGCCCGCAGGGAGCGGCAGCGGTGGCACCCGGAGGTGTGTGGGTTACACCCAGCTGTGTCACCCCCTCCTGGGGACCCCGggccccctgcctcccccctgcACGGGGACATTTCCAAGGAGCCCCTGGGATTTCAGAGTGCAGCACCCCGAAATCCTCACCTGCAGCACCGGCAGGGCGCAGGGggcccctgggtgctgctggggtgcGGGAGAGGCCCCTTTGCGCCTCCCACCCCCAGGGCAGGGCCCGGGCTGGGTGCCAGCACCCGCCTCCCCCCCGCCGAACCGTCACCAGCTGCGCCGGCCCCGCGTTAATGATCCacccgccgccagccccgggaCGCCGTGCGGGGCCGTggtggggacggggaccgggGTCTGTGgcgcggggagccccggggatGTGCGGGGGCCGGCGGCCGGCGGCTCCCCACCGCGCGCCCCACCCCTCAGTCCCGGCACGCAGATaagagcggcggcggcggccacTTCCCGGCGCTCGGCGCGGGAGCTCGGCGGGGCCATGGCGTTGGTGACGGTGAACCTGCGAGCCATCACCTCCTGGGTGGGCATCGCCCGGCTCTTCGCCATCCTGCTGTCCTGCATCGCCTTCAGCCTGGTGGCCTCCACCAGGGACTTCAGGGGCCCCTACGGGACGTGGTGCATGTTCAGCTGGTGCTTCTGCTTCGTCGTCACGCTGCTGATCgtcctgctggagctgctggagctctaCCCCAAGCTGCCCCTCTCCTGGGACGACTTCACCTCGGCCTTCTCCATGCTGGCGGCGCTGATGATCTTCACCAGCTCGGTGGTGTTCCCCTCCGTCTTCGTCCACAGcccttgcagcagcagccgctGCATGCGCCAGGCGGCCGCCACGGCCATGTCCTGCCTCTGCTTCCTCGCCTACGCCCTCGAGGTGGGGCTCACCCGCGCCAAGCCGGGGGACATCAGCAGCTTCCTCTCCACCGTGCCCGGCCTCCTCAAGGTGTTTGAGGCCTACGTGGCGTGTCTCATCTTCTCCTTGCTGGATTCCTACGGCTCCCACCCTGGCCTGCAGTGGTGCATAGCCGTCTACTCCATCTGCTTCATCGTCACCCTCCTCATCATCATCTTCACCATCGGCCGCTGCCTCAGCTACATGCCCTGCCCGCTGGAGAAGGTGCTGGTGGCCTACAACGCGCTGGCCATGGTAATGTACCTCACCGCCATCGTCATCTGGCCCTTCTACAGCTTCAACAACAAGAGCCGGCCCAACCCCTGCGACGCCAACTGCTCCTGGAACA
This Oxyura jamaicensis isolate SHBP4307 breed ruddy duck chromosome 14, BPBGC_Ojam_1.0, whole genome shotgun sequence DNA region includes the following protein-coding sequences:
- the LOC118174275 gene encoding myeloid-associated differentiation marker homolog, which translates into the protein MALVTVNLRAITSWVGIARLFAILLSCIAFSLVASTRDFRGPYGTWCMFSWCFCFVVTLLIVLLELLELYPKLPLSWDDFTSAFSMLAALMIFTSSVVFPSVFVHSPCSSSRCMRQAAATAMSCLCFLAYALEVGLTRAKPGDISSFLSTVPGLLKVFEAYVACLIFSLLDSYGSHPGLQWCIAVYSICFIVTLLIIIFTIGRCLSYMPCPLEKVLVAYNALAMVMYLTAIVIWPFYSFNNKSRPNPCDANCSWNKHLGVTFLTIFNFLAYLVDLVYSTKMVFIRAPS
- the SEPTIN12 gene encoding septin-12 isoform X4 is translated as MEAPAVLEELPPGAAPGKGAHELFGYVGIEAVLDQMRVKTMKTGFEFNIMVVGQSGLGKSTMVNTLFKSKVSRKASQPGQEERIPKTVQLQSVTHVIEEKGVKMKLTVTDTPGFGDQINNENCWDPIIKYINEQYERYLREEILITRKRKIPDTRVHGCVYFVPPTGHWLRPLDLEFMRRLSKIVNVVPVIAKADTLTLEERAEFKQRIQQDLKAHAISVYPQEDFDEDPDDRLLNNVIREKIPFAVVGADQEHQVNGRRVLGRKTKWGIIEVENPMHCEFPMLRDLLIRSHLQDLKDITHNVHYESYRVRRLNESNRVALSPANGLPGKDEDDSNL
- the SEPTIN12 gene encoding septin-12 isoform X3, with the translated sequence MCQAGRLRRGLGDAGAVGHCGSGVGSARRGGPRCFPRHRPVPGSSLEPQESSMEAPAVLEELPPGAAPGKGAHELFGYVGIEAVLDQMRVKTMKTGFEFNIMVVGQSGLGKSTMVNTLFKSKVSRKASQPGQEERIPKTVQLQSVTHVIEEKGVKMKLTVTDTPGFGDQINNENCWDPIIKYINEQYERYLREEILITRKRKIPDTRVHGCVYFVPPTGHWLRPLDLEFMRRLSKIVNVVPVIAKADTLTLEERAEFKQRIQQDLKAHAISVYPQEDFDEDPDDRLLNNVIREKIPFAVVGADQEHQVNGRRVLGRKTKWGIIEVENPMHCEFPMLRDLLIRSHLQDLKDITHNVHYESYRVRRLNESNRVALSPANGLPGKDEDDSNL